The following are encoded together in the Pempheris klunzingeri isolate RE-2024b chromosome 24, fPemKlu1.hap1, whole genome shotgun sequence genome:
- the LOC139223800 gene encoding midkine-B-like, giving the protein MRAVLLLLLLVTLMTIKTVAGGKNQKEKNKPSQTGSECTDWRYGNCVPSNGDCGAGFREGSCDQQNKKMKCKVPCNWKKDFGADCKYRFGSWGECDPSSGSRTRTGTLKRALFNAECQQTISVSKPCPGKTKTKPKGKKKKGKGN; this is encoded by the exons atgagggctgtgctgctgctgcttctgttggTCACTCTCATGACCATTAAAACTGTAGCTGGGGGGAAAAACCAGAAAG agaaaaacaaaccctCCCAGACCGGGTCAGAATGCACTGACTGGCGCTATGGCAACTGTGTCCCTAGCAACGGGGACTGTGGAGCAGGGTTTAGAGAGGGGTCATGTGACCAGCAGAACAAGAAGATGAAATGTAAAGTACCTTGCAACTGGAAAAAAGACTTTGGAG cTGATTGTAAGTATCGCTTTGGTAGCTGGGGAGAGTGTGATCCAAGCTCTGGCTCGCGGACCAGAACAGGGACATTGAAGAGGGCTCTGTTTAATGCAGAGTGTCAACAGACTATTTCTGTCTCCAAACCTTGCCCTGGGAAAACCAAGACAAAACCCAAAG gaaagaaaaaaaaaggcaaggGAAACTAG
- the chrm4a gene encoding muscarinic acetylcholine receptor M4, which yields MSNDSNGVGGLQPLWNFNGSLVNQSADGLSNTSCNMSTNDTTSCSPLDDEMGAGSPYKALEMFFIALVTGSLSFVTVTGNILVMLSIKVNRHLQTVNNYFLFSLACADLIIGVFSMNLYTVYIIVGYWPLGPVVCDLWLALDYVVSNASVMNLLIISFDRYFCVTKPLTYPARRTTKMAGLMIAAAWIMSFILWAPAILFWQFIVGQRTVPPGECYIQFLSNPAVTFGTAIAAFYLPVVIMTVLYIHISLASRSRVSKHKPEKKEKKGIKTPSLIKSHLLKQNNNNETSPQASPRSTPKLSLDSTTTALEAVKNGRAEEPKPAQPPPPAQPSPGLAQEEKESSNDSSTAFIPPTEPKDNTNNKVISEAATNPNPVAMTTANPAELKNNPSSRWSKIKIVTKQAGDECITAIEIVPPVEGAERHSIPISRPRTVARKFASIARSQVKRKRQMAAREKKVTKTIFAILLAFIITWTPYNVMVLISTFCQSCVPDTVWAIGYWLCYVNSTINPACYALCNATFKKTFKNLLLCQYKNIGTR from the exons GCTCACTGGTCAACCAATCAGCTGATGGACTCTCCAACACCTCATGCAACATGTCCACCAACGATACAACATCTTGCTCTCCTTTGGACGATGAAATGGGGGCAGGAAGTCCCTATAAAGCTCTGGAGATGTTTTTTATTGCCTTGGTTACGGGATCTCTGAGCTTTGTGACTGTCACAGGAAATATTTTAGTCATGCTGTCCATCAAAGTAAATCGGCACCTACAAACTGTCAATAactatttcttattttcattagcATGTGCTGACTTGATCATCGGTGTTTTCAGCATGAATTTGTACACAGTATATATCATTGTCGGCTACTGGCCGCTTGGGCCAGTGGTCTGTGACTTGTGGCTAGCTTTAGATTATGTCGTCTCGAACGCCTCGGTGATGAATTTATTGATCATCAGCTTTGATCGCTATTTCTGTGTGACCAAACCGCTGACGTACCCTGCAAGGAGAACAACCAAGATGGCAGGGTTAATGATCGCAGCGGCATGGATCATGTCATTCATCTTGTGGGCTCCTGCTATCTTGTTCTGGCAATTCATCGTTGGACAGCGAACGGTGCCACCTGGAGAGTGTTATATTCAG TTCCTTTCTAACCCCGCAGTAACATTTGGGACAGCCATAGCAGCATTTTATCTCCCTGTCGTTATTATGACAGTCCTGTACATCCACATTTCCCTGGCCTCCAGGAGCAGGGTCTCCAAACACAAaccagagaagaaagagaagaagggaaTAAA AACACCGAGTTTGATAAAGAGTCACCTGTTGAAgcaaaacaataacaatgagACCAGTCCTCAGGCAAGCCCCCGCTCCACCCCGAAACTCAGTCTGGACTCAACTACCACCGCGCTGGAGGCTGTGAAGAATGGCAGAGCAGAAGAACCAAAACCAGCTCAGCCACCGCCTCCAGCACAGCCCAGTCCAGGACTCGCACAG gaggaaaaagagagctCCAACGATTCGTCCACAGCTTTTATCCCCCCCACAGAACCAAAGGACAATACCAATAACAAAGTGATATCTGag GCTGCAACAAATCCCAATCCAGTTGCTATGACAACAGCCAACCCTGCCGAGCTCAAGAACAATCCATCCTCGAGGTGGTCCAAGATAAAGATTGTAACAAAGCAGGCCGGGGACGAGTGCATCACGGCTATAGAGATTGTCCCCCCTGTAGAGGGAGCTGAGAGGCATTCAATCCCGATCAGCCGTCCTAGGACTGTGGCGAGAAAGTTTGCGAGCATTGCTAGAAGccaagtgaagagaaaaagacaaatggctgccagagaaaagaaa GTGACCAAGACTATCTTTGCCATCCTGCTGGCTTTCATCATCACATGGACGCCGTATAACGTCATGGTGTTGATCTCAACCTTCTGCCAGTCTTGTGTCCCTGACACTGTGTGGGCAATTGGCTACTGGCTGTGCTATGTCAACTCTACCATCAACCCAGCTTGTTATGCACTGTGCAACGCCACATTCAAGAAGACATTCAAGAACCTGCTCCTTTGCCAGTATAAAAATATAGGTACAAGATGA